A single window of Culicoides brevitarsis isolate CSIRO-B50_1 chromosome 3, AGI_CSIRO_Cbre_v1, whole genome shotgun sequence DNA harbors:
- the LOC134834918 gene encoding leucine-rich repeat-containing protein 15-like, whose translation MNKWLCLWFLLLPSVLKAHYLHECKEGYRKFQIVCTFVNIRRNNTIQNAAFEMRSNQYIRTVIFENSTISELPRTIFQKLPNLENLTMSNVGLIDELHKYSFEKANALIILNLMKNNLTAVEKHTFSEAKKIQIIDLSYNSISKVDVLAFETTNLRRLTLSQNLLESLPNEIFNKVQNISMIDLSYNKLRDIERHLFINCKKLQNLNLQGNHLKHIALTLPFTVRSLDFSDNRIEDIFIEPIHNRTNIDLRELLRFIANNNSINSFDVHTDFILTYVDLTQNNLSDIKNISKMSTIIELSLAFNPDIGELPLNVFENMTSLLSLNLEHTNLGRLDFGTFSQTTKLRSLDISYNNLDEIDLDMLAALSSLEEISLIGNNLTKLEYNGLIELFPKLRFIGISNNNFECKNLANILKYLNKQNIRLLEDPYKENHLMGQNLKGISCHNTPAVLHTEKQIQDINDIQETKARLAKISGRKETRTIDSDARVKDEGSSADVKAIKIMVFTLLLINLIFFGIKLGRYLKTKKSSHSMRLSGAIQEENLMEDLVS comes from the coding sequence atgaataaatggcTTTGCTTATGGTTTTTGTTATTGCCATCAGTCTTAAAGGCACATTATTTGCACGAATGTAAAGAGGgttatagaaaatttcaaatagtTTGCACTTTTGTAAACATCAGAAGAAACAATACAATACAAAATGCAGCTTTCGAAATGCGCTCGAATCAATACATTAGAACAGtgatatttgaaaattcaactATATCTGAACTACCacgtacaatttttcaaaaattaccaaatttgGAAAATCTTACAATGAGCAACGTTGGACTAATAGATGAATTGCACAAGTATTCATTTGAAAAGGCGAATGCTTTAATCATACTAAatctcatgaaaaataatttgacagctgtGGAAAAACATACCTTttctgaagcaaaaaaaatacaaatcatCGATTTATCATATAATTCAATATCAAAAGTTGACGTCTTGGCGTTTGAAACAACAAATTTAAGACGTTTAACTTTATCACAAAACTTACTTGAAAGTTTAcctaacgaaatttttaacaaagtacaaaatatttccatGATAGATTTATCgtataataaattaagagaCATAGAAAGACATCTCTTCATAAACTGTAAGaagttgcaaaatttaaatttacaggGCAATCATTTGAAACATATTGCACTTACACTGCCATTCACAGTGCGTAGTTTAGATTTTTCCGACAATCGTATTGAAGACATTTTCATCGAACCGATTCACAATCGTACAAATATAGATCTCAGAGAACTCCTTAGGTTCATTGCAAACAACAATTCAATCAATAGTTTTGATGTACATACGGATTTTATCTTAACATACGTTGATTTGACACAAAACAATCTGAGTGACATCAAAAACATTAGCAAAATGTCcacaataattgaattaagccTTGCTTTTAATCCTGATATTGGTGAATTGCCTTTGAatgttttcgaaaatatgacaAGCTTATTGTCTCTCAACTTGGAACACACAAATTTAGGTCGTTTGGATTTCGGAACATTCTCACAAACGACAAAACTTAGAAGTTTGGATATTTCTTACAATAATTTGGATGAAATTGATTTAGATATGTTAGCTGCACTTTCATCCTTAGAGGAAATATCATTAATAGGTAATAATTTGACGAAATTGGAGTACAATGGATTAATAGAGCTATTTCCAAAACTTCGATTTATTGGCATTTCTAATAATAACtttgaatgtaaaaatttggcaaatatattaaagtatttgaacaaacaaaacattcGACTGCTCGAAGATCCTTACAAGGAAAATCATTTAATGGGACAAAATCTTAAAGGAATTTCTTGCCACAACACACCCGCAGTTTTACATACAGAGAAACAAATTCAAGACATAAATGATATTCAAGAAACAAAAGCACGCCTTGCTAAAATTAGCGGAAGAAAAGAAACACGAACGATAGATTCAGATGCTCGAGTGAAAGATGAGGGTTCAAGTGCCGACGTTAAAGCCATCAAGATCATGGTTTTTACTTTGTTACTAATTAACTTGATTTTCTTCGGTATAAAGTTGGGGCGTTacttaaaaaccaaaaaaagctCACATTCTATGCGTTTGAGTGGTGCAATCCAAGAAGAGAATCTTATGGAAGATTTGGTTTCAtaa